In one Staphylococcus lutrae genomic region, the following are encoded:
- a CDS encoding biotin--[acetyl-CoA-carboxylase] ligase, producing MSKYRDSILELITEASPNYISGQTIAEKLNISRMTVKKTVDQLKLEGFSIDSIHNRGHRLNQLPQTWHAGVMRGHFKNQSLVDHFLAFDSVDSTQQVAKKAILEDDRAMLIVSDEQTAGKGRFKRVWQSSKGKGLWMSLVLRPQISFSMLTTFNLFISLAICEAIQPYTTAKVSIKWPNDIYIEGKKVCGFLTEMVANADGIEAVICGIGINLNHDSNDFDETLSHIATSVRIHHGETINRYLFLEQLVQQIEQRYHQFLTVPFTNIKEAYIARSNIWNKQLRFTEGTQQFVGKVVEIDDQGFLHVIDRNGDFHRLMSADIEL from the coding sequence ATGTCAAAATATCGTGATTCAATACTTGAATTAATTACAGAAGCAAGTCCGAACTACATTTCTGGTCAAACGATTGCTGAAAAATTAAATATATCTCGAATGACCGTCAAAAAAACGGTTGATCAACTTAAATTAGAAGGGTTTTCTATTGATTCAATCCACAATAGAGGCCATCGGTTAAATCAATTACCACAAACGTGGCATGCGGGTGTTATGCGTGGACACTTTAAAAATCAATCTTTAGTTGATCATTTTTTAGCATTCGATTCTGTTGATTCAACACAACAAGTTGCGAAAAAAGCAATTCTTGAAGATGATCGAGCAATGTTAATTGTCAGTGATGAACAGACAGCAGGTAAAGGACGATTTAAACGTGTATGGCAATCATCAAAGGGTAAAGGATTGTGGATGTCTCTTGTTTTAAGACCTCAAATTTCTTTTTCAATGTTGACAACATTTAATTTATTTATATCACTGGCGATTTGTGAAGCAATCCAGCCTTATACGACTGCTAAAGTAAGCATTAAATGGCCAAATGATATCTATATCGAGGGCAAGAAAGTTTGTGGTTTTCTGACTGAGATGGTCGCAAATGCTGATGGTATTGAAGCTGTCATTTGTGGCATCGGAATTAATTTAAATCATGATTCAAATGATTTTGATGAAACGCTATCTCATATTGCGACAAGTGTACGGATACACCATGGCGAGACAATCAATCGTTATCTTTTTTTAGAACAGCTCGTACAACAAATTGAGCAACGTTATCATCAATTTTTGACCGTACCCTTTACCAATATTAAAGAAGCATATATCGCTCGTTCAAATATATGGAATAAACAGCTTCGTTTTACAGAAGGCACGCAACAATTCGTGGGTAAAGTCGTAGAAATTGATGATCAAGGCTTTTTACACGTCATTGATCGTAACGGTGATTTTCATCGCCTCATGAGTGCTGATATCGAACTATAA
- the nth gene encoding endonuclease III, which produces MISKKKALEMIDVIDQMFPDAECELVHKNPFELTIAVLLSAQCTDNTVNRVTKDLFQKYHTPEDYLAVDLEELQQDIRSIGLYRNKAKNIQKLSQSLLDQFNGTVPQTHAELESLAGVGRKTANVVMSVAFGEPALAVDTHVERVSKRLGICRWKDNVTEVERRLTSIIPKSRWTKSHHQLIFFGRYHCLAKKPKCGECPLFEDCREGQKRFRASTKKTEALS; this is translated from the coding sequence TTGATTAGTAAGAAGAAAGCATTAGAGATGATTGATGTCATTGACCAAATGTTTCCAGATGCCGAATGTGAACTGGTCCATAAAAACCCATTCGAACTCACTATTGCAGTCTTATTATCCGCGCAATGTACAGATAATACAGTCAATCGTGTAACAAAGGATTTATTTCAAAAATACCATACACCCGAGGACTATCTCGCAGTTGACCTAGAAGAATTGCAACAAGATATCCGCTCAATTGGACTTTATCGTAACAAAGCCAAAAACATTCAAAAGCTATCACAATCTTTACTTGATCAATTTAATGGCACTGTGCCACAGACACATGCAGAATTGGAAAGCTTAGCCGGCGTAGGTCGAAAAACGGCTAATGTGGTAATGAGCGTTGCTTTTGGTGAGCCTGCTTTAGCTGTGGATACACATGTTGAACGCGTTTCAAAGCGCCTAGGTATTTGTCGATGGAAAGACAATGTGACTGAAGTTGAGCGACGTCTCACTTCCATTATTCCAAAATCTCGCTGGACGAAGAGCCATCATCAACTCATCTTTTTTGGCCGTTACCACTGTTTAGCTAAAAAACCAAAATGTGGTGAATGTCCATTGTTCGAAGATTGCCGCGAAGGACAAAAACGCTTCCGCGCATCAACTAAAAAAACGGAGGCGTTGTCATGA
- a CDS encoding transglycosylase domain-containing protein, which translates to MTEKKGASKQTKKKSGQKKNKNIKRTIIKVLSFMVLAFVILVLLAVLLFAYYAWKAPAFNESKLQDPSPAKIYDNNDELVKTLDNGARREHVDLKDVPETMKNAVLATEDNRFYDHGALDYKRLFGATLKNITGGFGAEGASTLTQQVVKRTFLTDQKSIERKAQEAYLSYRLEQEYSKDEIFQMYLNKIYYSDGVYGIKAAARYYFDKDLKDLNLAETAYLAGLPQVPNTYNIYDHPEEAEKRKDTVLYLMAYHNRITEKEKKAAQDTPITQNLVQRTAEERQIKPDEDSQQYDSYINFVKQELMNNPEFKGQNLSDILNSGIKIYTYMDKNAQNSLQNRVDNGGYYKNADQLVGASIVDSKTGALAAISGGRQYRDVVERNQATDSHPTGSTLKPFLAYGPAIENMQWATNHAIQDESSYNINGGIFRNYDQQNHGKVSMYDALRQSFNIPALKTWQQVKSQAGNSAPTDFAKKVGLEYEDTNIGPSEVLGGSSSEFSPTQLASAYASFANGGTYNKAHSIKKVVEANGNTVEFDFSSHKAMKDYTAYMISEILKGTFEAYGSAYGNSVPGVNVAAKTGTGTYGEETYQQYGLPDSAAKDVWITGFSPKYTMSVWMGFSKVKQYGENSFVGSSEQKYPQLLFRDVMNDISPRDGEDFKRPDSVAGSGKSLYVANSPDGDTTNRFTASSNGSNSNNNGNGQNLNNRNNGQQGNNSNNNGFFGNFFGR; encoded by the coding sequence ATGACGGAAAAGAAAGGGGCTTCTAAGCAAACTAAAAAGAAGTCCGGTCAAAAAAAGAATAAAAATATCAAGCGTACAATCATTAAAGTGTTGAGCTTTATGGTATTGGCATTCGTCATTTTAGTACTTTTAGCAGTATTGCTTTTTGCTTATTATGCATGGAAAGCACCTGCATTTAATGAATCGAAACTCCAAGACCCAAGTCCAGCAAAGATTTATGATAATAATGATGAACTAGTCAAAACGCTTGATAATGGCGCGAGACGGGAACATGTGGATTTAAAAGACGTGCCAGAGACGATGAAGAATGCTGTGCTTGCGACTGAAGACAACCGTTTTTATGATCATGGTGCACTCGATTACAAACGTTTATTCGGTGCCACATTAAAAAATATTACAGGTGGCTTTGGTGCGGAAGGTGCGTCGACATTAACGCAACAAGTGGTTAAACGGACATTCTTAACCGATCAAAAATCAATCGAACGTAAAGCGCAGGAAGCCTATCTATCTTATCGTTTAGAACAGGAATATTCTAAGGATGAAATCTTCCAAATGTACCTCAACAAAATATATTATTCAGACGGTGTATATGGAATTAAAGCAGCAGCAAGATATTACTTTGATAAAGATTTAAAGGATCTTAATCTCGCTGAAACAGCCTATCTTGCAGGATTACCACAAGTTCCTAACACATATAATATTTATGATCATCCTGAAGAAGCTGAAAAACGAAAAGATACGGTGCTGTACTTAATGGCTTATCACAACCGAATTACTGAAAAAGAGAAAAAAGCGGCACAAGATACGCCGATTACACAAAACTTAGTACAGCGAACTGCGGAAGAGCGACAAATCAAACCTGATGAAGATTCACAACAATATGATTCCTATATCAATTTTGTGAAACAGGAATTAATGAACAATCCTGAATTCAAAGGACAAAACTTATCTGATATTTTGAATAGTGGTATTAAGATTTATACGTATATGGATAAGAATGCTCAAAACAGTTTACAAAATCGTGTTGATAATGGTGGTTATTACAAAAATGCGGATCAACTGGTTGGCGCATCGATTGTTGACAGTAAAACGGGTGCATTAGCCGCTATTTCTGGTGGTCGACAATACAGAGATGTGGTTGAGCGTAACCAAGCTACAGATTCACATCCAACGGGTTCAACGTTAAAACCATTTTTAGCTTACGGACCTGCGATTGAAAATATGCAATGGGCGACGAATCATGCAATTCAAGACGAATCATCTTACAACATTAACGGTGGAATTTTTAGAAACTATGACCAACAAAATCATGGTAAAGTATCGATGTATGATGCCTTACGTCAAAGTTTCAATATTCCAGCATTGAAAACTTGGCAGCAAGTCAAATCACAAGCGGGTAATAGCGCGCCAACTGATTTTGCTAAAAAAGTAGGTTTGGAATATGAAGATACAAACATTGGACCTTCAGAAGTTTTAGGTGGCTCTTCATCTGAGTTCTCCCCTACGCAACTTGCATCTGCCTACGCGTCCTTTGCGAACGGTGGAACGTACAATAAAGCACATTCAATTAAAAAAGTTGTCGAAGCGAATGGGAATACAGTCGAATTTGATTTTTCAAGCCATAAGGCAATGAAAGATTATACGGCCTACATGATTTCTGAAATATTAAAAGGAACATTTGAGGCATATGGTTCTGCTTATGGTAATAGTGTACCGGGTGTAAATGTTGCTGCTAAAACAGGAACAGGCACATATGGTGAAGAGACGTATCAACAATACGGCTTACCGGATTCAGCAGCGAAAGATGTTTGGATTACAGGCTTTTCTCCAAAATATACGATGTCGGTATGGATGGGCTTTAGCAAAGTAAAACAATATGGTGAAAACTCATTTGTCGGTAGTAGTGAACAGAAATATCCTCAATTGCTCTTTAGAGATGTCATGAACGATATTAGCCCACGAGATGGTGAAGATTTCAAACGACCAGATTCGGTTGCAGGAAGTGGAAAAAGCTTATACGTTGCGAATTCACCGGATGGGGATACTACAAATCGATTTACTGCATCCTCGAACGGTTCAAATTCCAACAATAACGGAAATGGGCAAAATTTAAATAATAGAAATAACGGACAACAAGGTAATAATTCAAATAATAATGGTTTCTTCGGTAACTTTTTTGGCCGATAA
- a CDS encoding YpoC family protein yields the protein MKRTQDIIEQMTALETTLDQLAQQRKIGQGTSIQLLDQYYDLFILYFNTINEVDNFRKIQLQQLKIVPINFEERLSYIEERKHHYMGYQQMKTLKSELRKMYAAYRARHGLF from the coding sequence ATGAAGAGGACACAAGACATCATTGAGCAAATGACTGCGTTAGAGACGACATTAGACCAACTTGCTCAACAGCGTAAAATAGGGCAGGGCACGTCAATCCAATTGTTAGATCAATACTACGACCTATTTATTTTGTATTTTAATACCATCAATGAGGTGGACAACTTTCGAAAAATACAATTACAACAACTCAAAATTGTACCGATTAATTTTGAAGAACGTTTATCCTACATTGAAGAACGAAAACATCACTACATGGGTTATCAACAAATGAAAACATTGAAGTCCGAGTTGCGCAAAATGTATGCCGCTTATCGCGCACGACATGGTTTGTTTTAA
- a CDS encoding DnaD domain-containing protein, with protein MNPKALQVRPVVLRYELFEHYQELGLNENDLVILIKILYASEVSNEQPAIEVLKKGTTMKSAEVTHTIQKLIQLGLLEMHVEKNKEGKFTEYINLEGFFSQLATIIMQNEQSQNNLSQQEAFKQIFQKIEHAFGRALSPLEIEHLNQWIDVDHYSMALINAAIDESLAHDKLSLKYIDRILLNWQKNNVTNVKEAQAIREKFKKQSQQPTQKIEHLPKFNWLKGENPFD; from the coding sequence ATGAATCCTAAAGCGCTACAAGTCAGACCGGTTGTCTTACGATATGAACTATTCGAACACTATCAAGAGTTAGGGCTCAATGAAAATGATTTAGTGATCTTAATTAAAATATTATATGCGAGTGAAGTTTCCAACGAGCAACCTGCTATCGAAGTTTTAAAAAAAGGTACGACAATGAAATCAGCCGAAGTCACGCACACCATTCAAAAGCTAATACAACTTGGCTTACTTGAAATGCATGTCGAAAAAAATAAAGAAGGTAAATTTACTGAATATATTAATCTAGAGGGCTTTTTTTCACAACTCGCCACAATCATCATGCAAAATGAACAATCTCAAAACAATTTATCACAACAAGAAGCATTTAAACAGATATTCCAAAAAATTGAACATGCGTTTGGTCGCGCGTTATCCCCTTTAGAAATTGAACATTTAAATCAATGGATTGATGTCGACCATTATTCAATGGCGCTCATTAATGCTGCCATTGATGAATCACTCGCACATGATAAACTGTCACTCAAATATATTGATCGCATCTTGTTGAATTGGCAAAAAAACAATGTCACGAATGTTAAAGAAGCACAAGCTATACGAGAAAAATTCAAAAAGCAGTCTCAACAACCCACCCAAAAAATAGAACATCTTCCAAAATTCAATTGGCTGAAAGGGGAGAATCCTTTTGATTAG
- a CDS encoding helicase C-terminal domain-containing protein: MTQHPCYAVVDLETTGNQADYDEIIQIGITFVQNQQIIEHYHSMIKTDLNIPTFIQALTSIEQEMLNQAPYFKEVARDIYDKIKDCIFVAHNVNFDLNFLKRSFKKCHIHYQPKKALDTLELFKIAFPTEKSYQLTELAESLGIPLTQAHRADEDAYTTARLMILAFKKFEVLPLNTKKQLYYLSKQLKYQLDDYFFELVRHHQIANEMQNLNQFEQIYYQAPPAFDDTRIQFEGDLSSLYHTIIHACGYQYRDEQLYMAQVVFEQLMHNQKALIEADTGSGKSLAYLAAALMYYIETGEHVLISTNTKMLQNQLLLHDIPKINEALNITLNATLIKSKQDYISLGLISQVLKDETTNYDVNVLKMQLLMWILETRTGDIQELNLRGGQKMYFEQKIETYVPVRRDIHYYNHIRTNATKIQIGITNHAHLLYSSPEHTIYQMFKHCIIDEAHRLPDYALECSLHSFGYADIKYQLGLIGKTENEKLLKQVDQLEQQRILEKLDIPAIDVFGLKQDLSEIHEMNEAFFDHIYQQVQEGQLYDDEASKLHYAYDLNRDEIIPLLHQYISKINLTLEHFNNMKHKVIKTMRKHLLYIVDQLREIETGLKAGHLFYISLKNIHQKSTIKIHIKDDAIKKLLTDKIINPFDSISFVSGTLTFNRSFKNYQKWFDQDVAFQTYQISSQHHKKGHGHIFIPNDIKRYHYQNQDAYIQTMVEYIARYVTTVSSKCLVLFTSYKMLYSVMDYLNQMSEFEDYVILSQQQNQNYKIVQQFNHFDKAILLGTSTFFEGFDYQDSGIKCVMVAKLPFMNHHAVKPMLMSNEFDNVFKDYILPEAVLRFRQGLGRLIRSEKDQGIVISFDSRLIHSQYRHYFQSTLTHFQQHQGDIAQFEQLLESMQSKDT; the protein is encoded by the coding sequence ATGACGCAACATCCTTGTTATGCTGTCGTCGATCTTGAAACAACGGGCAACCAAGCAGATTATGACGAAATTATTCAAATCGGGATTACCTTTGTACAAAACCAGCAAATTATAGAACATTATCATTCCATGATTAAAACAGATTTAAACATACCCACATTTATCCAAGCATTAACTTCAATTGAACAGGAAATGCTCAATCAAGCGCCATATTTTAAAGAGGTGGCTCGTGACATTTATGATAAAATTAAAGACTGTATTTTCGTCGCTCACAATGTGAATTTCGACTTAAATTTCTTGAAACGCTCATTTAAAAAATGTCATATCCATTATCAACCTAAGAAAGCACTTGATACATTAGAACTATTTAAAATTGCGTTTCCAACTGAGAAAAGCTACCAATTAACCGAGTTAGCAGAATCTTTAGGTATCCCACTCACGCAAGCACATCGCGCTGACGAAGATGCTTATACAACAGCTCGACTGATGATACTCGCTTTTAAAAAATTTGAGGTGCTACCTTTAAACACAAAAAAGCAGCTCTATTATTTAAGTAAACAACTTAAATATCAACTTGATGACTACTTTTTTGAACTTGTCCGACACCATCAAATCGCCAATGAGATGCAAAACTTAAATCAATTTGAACAAATCTATTATCAAGCACCACCTGCATTTGACGATACACGTATTCAGTTTGAAGGCGATTTGTCATCGCTCTATCATACCATTATTCATGCTTGTGGCTACCAATACCGTGACGAACAATTGTATATGGCTCAAGTTGTATTTGAACAACTCATGCACAATCAAAAAGCATTGATTGAGGCTGATACAGGCAGTGGTAAATCTTTAGCTTACCTCGCTGCTGCACTAATGTATTACATCGAAACCGGGGAACATGTTTTAATCTCAACTAATACAAAAATGTTACAAAATCAACTGTTGTTACATGACATTCCTAAAATTAATGAAGCTTTGAACATCACATTGAATGCGACATTGATTAAAAGCAAGCAGGATTATATTTCTCTAGGTTTGATCAGTCAGGTATTAAAGGACGAAACAACGAACTATGATGTGAACGTTTTAAAAATGCAATTATTAATGTGGATTCTTGAAACACGTACTGGGGACATTCAAGAGCTAAATTTACGCGGCGGACAAAAAATGTATTTTGAACAAAAAATAGAAACGTATGTACCTGTACGAAGAGACATTCATTATTACAATCATATTCGAACAAATGCGACTAAAATCCAAATCGGGATTACGAATCATGCGCATCTACTCTATTCATCACCTGAACATACCATTTATCAAATGTTTAAACATTGCATTATCGATGAAGCACACCGATTGCCAGACTATGCACTTGAATGCTCGCTTCACAGTTTCGGCTATGCAGATATTAAATATCAATTAGGTTTAATCGGTAAAACTGAAAATGAAAAGTTGTTAAAACAAGTGGATCAACTTGAACAGCAACGCATCTTAGAAAAACTTGATATCCCTGCGATTGATGTGTTTGGTCTTAAACAAGATCTTTCTGAAATCCATGAAATGAATGAAGCGTTTTTCGATCATATTTATCAACAAGTTCAAGAGGGGCAACTGTATGATGATGAAGCTTCAAAATTACATTATGCCTATGACTTGAATCGGGACGAAATTATCCCATTACTTCACCAATACATTTCGAAAATCAACCTCACACTTGAACACTTTAATAATATGAAACATAAAGTGATTAAAACGATGCGTAAACATTTACTCTACATCGTCGATCAGTTGCGTGAAATTGAAACAGGTTTAAAAGCCGGACATTTGTTTTATATTTCATTAAAAAATATACATCAAAAGTCCACCATTAAAATTCATATTAAAGATGACGCAATAAAAAAACTTTTGACTGACAAGATTATCAACCCGTTTGATTCTATATCCTTTGTGTCAGGAACGTTGACATTTAATCGCTCATTCAAAAATTATCAAAAGTGGTTTGATCAAGACGTTGCATTTCAAACTTATCAAATTTCATCGCAACACCATAAAAAAGGGCATGGCCACATTTTTATACCGAATGATATTAAGCGCTATCATTATCAAAATCAAGATGCTTATATTCAAACAATGGTTGAATATATTGCTCGTTATGTGACAACGGTCAGTAGCAAATGTCTTGTTTTATTTACGAGTTATAAAATGCTCTACAGTGTGATGGATTATTTAAATCAAATGAGTGAATTTGAAGATTATGTTATTTTATCGCAACAGCAAAATCAAAACTATAAAATCGTACAACAGTTTAATCATTTTGATAAAGCGATATTGTTAGGAACAAGTACCTTTTTTGAAGGGTTTGATTACCAAGACAGCGGAATTAAATGTGTGATGGTGGCCAAATTGCCATTCATGAATCACCATGCAGTAAAACCGATGCTGATGTCAAATGAGTTTGATAACGTTTTTAAAGATTATATTTTGCCTGAAGCTGTTTTACGTTTTCGTCAAGGGCTAGGGCGGTTAATTAGAAGTGAAAAAGATCAAGGCATTGTCATATCATTTGACAGTCGACTGATCCATAGTCAATATCGTCACTATTTTCAAAGTACATTAACACATTTTCAACAGCATCAAGGTGATATCGCGCAGTTTGAACAATTACTCGAATCCATGCAATCGAAAGATACGTAA
- the recU gene encoding Holliday junction resolvase RecU: MNYPNGKPFKPSRTQVGSSNADTSGKIKYGGRGMSLENDIERSNQYYLKTQRAVIHKKPTPIQIVRVDYPKRSQAVIKEAYFRTPSTTDYNGVYKGCYIDFEAKETKNKTSFPLQNIHVHQIEHMKQVVTHGGIAFLLFRFKGINEVYLLPFKRFIPFWESYLNDGKKSIKVEEIQENGYYIPYQYQPRLDYLSAVDKLILDESEDRL, encoded by the coding sequence ATGAATTATCCCAATGGTAAGCCTTTTAAGCCAAGTCGGACTCAAGTCGGAAGTTCAAATGCTGACACATCAGGTAAAATAAAATATGGTGGGCGTGGGATGTCATTGGAAAATGATATTGAACGTTCGAACCAATATTATTTAAAAACACAGCGTGCCGTTATTCATAAAAAACCGACGCCTATACAAATTGTTCGCGTTGATTATCCAAAACGCAGTCAAGCTGTGATTAAAGAGGCTTATTTTCGAACGCCTTCAACTACGGACTACAATGGTGTTTACAAGGGCTGTTACATTGATTTTGAGGCAAAAGAAACAAAAAACAAAACATCTTTTCCATTACAAAATATTCATGTGCATCAAATTGAGCATATGAAACAAGTTGTAACACATGGTGGGATAGCCTTTTTATTGTTTCGTTTCAAAGGAATCAATGAAGTCTACCTTTTACCGTTTAAGCGATTTATTCCGTTTTGGGAAAGTTATCTCAATGATGGAAAAAAATCAATTAAGGTTGAAGAAATTCAAGAAAATGGTTACTATATTCCTTATCAGTATCAACCCAGATTAGATTACCTCAGTGCAGTTGATAAGTTGATATTAGATGAAAGTGAGGACCGCTTATGA
- a CDS encoding CCA tRNA nucleotidyltransferase yields MKPTQFELAQPILERLTTHGYEAYFVGGAVRDYLMKRPIHDVDITTNATPDEIEALFDHTIPIGKEHGTINVVWAHENYEVTTFRAEAEYVDHRRPTEVFFVRDLYQDVERRDFTMNAIAMDTHYHLIDFFAGEQDIAQGLIRTVGDAVSRFDEDALRILRGLRFKSQLGFKIVPETFEGMQRCISDIQYLSIERLMSELSLLVNGSFVKETLPLLHQLELWNHIPFFKTMNIPSIQLESPVTIEWFLALIDYQFGPLSFKPLKLSNSQNKTIQKLSHALQQVQSIDSKSACRHFIYDFGLDIAIELVTQRKTLHLNRIHLPNITIFNTPLIQEIWEHLPIYGHEDIAIDGKQLMQAFNLKGGPWIKAVLHRVELAIIDNELHNETEAIIEWVRTNVKIS; encoded by the coding sequence ATGAAGCCAACACAATTTGAATTAGCGCAACCGATATTAGAGCGACTAACGACACATGGATATGAAGCTTATTTTGTTGGTGGGGCTGTGCGTGACTATCTGATGAAACGTCCAATTCATGATGTCGATATTACAACCAATGCGACGCCTGATGAAATTGAGGCATTGTTCGATCATACCATTCCAATCGGAAAAGAACATGGAACCATCAATGTGGTATGGGCGCATGAAAATTATGAAGTCACTACTTTTAGAGCAGAAGCTGAATATGTTGATCACCGACGCCCAACTGAAGTGTTCTTTGTGCGAGATTTATATCAAGATGTTGAACGAAGAGATTTTACAATGAACGCGATTGCGATGGATACACATTACCATCTCATTGATTTTTTTGCAGGTGAACAGGATATCGCACAAGGACTCATTCGAACTGTTGGGGATGCTGTGTCACGATTTGATGAAGATGCATTAAGAATTTTACGCGGTTTACGTTTCAAATCACAACTGGGTTTCAAGATTGTTCCAGAGACATTTGAAGGGATGCAACGTTGTATTTCAGATATTCAATATTTGTCTATCGAACGTCTCATGTCGGAATTGAGCTTGTTAGTCAACGGATCATTCGTTAAAGAGACGTTACCGTTACTTCATCAATTAGAATTATGGAATCATATTCCATTTTTTAAAACAATGAATATCCCATCTATTCAACTCGAGTCTCCGGTGACGATTGAATGGTTCTTGGCACTTATTGACTATCAATTCGGCCCACTTTCGTTTAAACCTTTAAAATTAAGTAATTCACAAAATAAAACCATTCAAAAATTGAGTCACGCACTCCAACAAGTCCAATCCATTGATTCCAAAAGCGCATGCCGTCATTTTATCTATGACTTTGGATTGGATATCGCAATAGAACTCGTTACACAAAGAAAAACATTACATCTAAATCGTATTCATTTGCCAAACATCACTATTTTTAATACACCATTAATACAAGAAATATGGGAACATTTGCCTATCTATGGACATGAAGATATCGCTATTGATGGTAAACAGCTTATGCAGGCATTCAATTTAAAAGGGGGGCCATGGATTAAAGCGGTGCTGCATCGTGTAGAGCTTGCTATCATCGACAATGAATTACATAACGAAACAGAAGCTATTATTGAATGGGTGAGAACAAATGTCAAAATATCGTGA
- the asnS gene encoding asparagine--tRNA ligase: MKTTIKEAKNNIGQEVTIGAWLSNKRSSGKIAFLQLRDGTGFMQGVVVKSEVSEEIFQRAKSLTQESSIYVTGEITEDNRSDLGYEMQVKNIEIIHEAHDYPITPKNHGTEFLMDHRHLWLRSKKQHAVMKIRNEIIRATYEFFNEHGFTKIDPPILTASAPEGTSELFHTKYFDQDAFLSQSGQLYMEAAAMAYGKVFSFGPTFRAEKSKTRRHLIEFWMIEPEMAFTTHQESLEVQENYVTHIVQSVLKNCQIELKVLERDTSKLEKVTAPFPRISYDDAIKFLHDAGFEDIEWGDDFGAPHETAIANHFDLPVFIVNYPTKIKPFYMQPNPNNEDTVLCADLIAPEGYGEIIGGSERINHLELLEQRIKEHELDTESYQYYLDLRKYGSVPHSGFGLGLERTVAWIAGVEHVRETSPFPRLLNRLYP; encoded by the coding sequence ATGAAAACAACGATTAAAGAAGCAAAAAACAATATCGGCCAAGAAGTAACAATTGGCGCTTGGCTGTCAAACAAACGTTCTAGTGGTAAAATTGCATTTTTACAATTGCGTGACGGTACTGGGTTTATGCAAGGCGTAGTCGTAAAATCAGAAGTGTCTGAAGAGATATTTCAGCGTGCAAAATCATTAACACAAGAATCATCAATCTATGTTACAGGTGAAATCACAGAGGACAACCGTTCTGATTTAGGATACGAAATGCAAGTTAAAAATATCGAAATCATTCACGAAGCACATGATTATCCCATTACACCTAAAAATCATGGTACAGAATTCTTAATGGATCATCGTCATTTATGGTTACGTTCAAAAAAACAACATGCCGTAATGAAAATTAGAAATGAAATCATTCGTGCGACATATGAATTTTTTAATGAACATGGTTTTACGAAAATTGACCCACCCATTTTAACAGCCAGTGCACCTGAAGGGACGAGTGAATTGTTCCACACGAAATACTTTGATCAAGATGCATTTTTATCACAAAGTGGTCAGTTATATATGGAAGCCGCTGCGATGGCGTATGGAAAAGTATTTTCATTTGGCCCTACATTCCGTGCCGAAAAATCAAAAACACGTCGCCATCTCATTGAATTTTGGATGATAGAACCAGAAATGGCATTTACAACACATCAAGAAAGTTTAGAAGTTCAAGAAAATTATGTGACCCATATTGTTCAATCTGTCCTTAAAAATTGCCAAATAGAATTAAAAGTATTGGAACGCGATACTTCAAAATTAGAAAAAGTAACAGCACCATTTCCACGCATTTCTTATGATGATGCGATTAAGTTTTTACACGACGCAGGGTTTGAAGATATTGAATGGGGTGATGATTTTGGGGCACCTCATGAGACGGCCATTGCCAACCATTTCGATTTACCTGTCTTTATTGTGAATTATCCAACTAAAATCAAACCTTTCTATATGCAACCTAATCCTAATAATGAAGATACCGTTTTATGTGCGGATTTAATTGCACCTGAAGGTTACGGTGAAATCATTGGAGGATCAGAACGGATCAATCATCTTGAACTATTGGAACAACGAATTAAGGAACACGAACTCGATACAGAAAGTTATCAATATTACTTGGATTTACGAAAATATGGTAGTGTTCCACATAGCGGATTCGGTTTAGGTTTAGAACGTACAGTCGCATGGATTGCTGGTGTTGAACACGTACGTGAAACATCGCCATTTCCACGTTTATTAAACCGTCTATATCCTTAA